A section of the Oreochromis niloticus isolate F11D_XX linkage group LG9, O_niloticus_UMD_NMBU, whole genome shotgun sequence genome encodes:
- the zic1 gene encoding zinc finger protein ZIC 1: MLLDAGPQYPTIGVTTFGSSRHHSTGEVTEREVALGINPFADGMGAFKINHSSHDIGSGQTAFSSQAPGYAAAALGHHHHPTHVGSYSTAAFNSTRDFLFRNRGFGDATGAQHSLFASGSFAGPHGHSDAAGHLLFPGLHEQAASHASSNVVNSQMRLGFSGDMYGRADQYGHVTSPRSDHYASTQLHGYGPMNMNMAAHHGAGAFFRYMRQPIKQELICKWIEPEQLTNPKKSCNKTFSTMHELVTHLTVEHVGGPEQTNHVCFWEDCSREGKPFKAKYKLVNHIRVHTGEKPFPCPFPGCGKVFARSENLKIHKRTHTGEKPFKCEFEGCDRRFANSSDRKKHMHVHTSDKPYLCKMCDKSYTHPSSLRKHMKVHESNNPGSQPSPAASSGYESSTPPTIVSPSTENQSSSSISPAASAVHHTTSHSTLSSNFNEWYV; encoded by the exons ATGCTCCTGGACGCAGGACCGCAGTATCCCACCATAGGAGTCACTACTTTCGGCTCCTCACGGCATCACTCAACAGGCGAAGTCACAGAGAGAGAAGTAGCGTTGGGGATAAATCCGTTCGCAGATGGGATGGGCGCCTTCAAAATAAACCACAGCTCCCACGATATTGGCTCCGGACAGACGGCGTTTTCCTCCCAGGCGCCCGGCTACGCAGCAGCTGCCTTGGGACACCATCACCACCCGACCCACGTTGGCTCTTACTCCACGGCGGCTTTCAACTCCACCAGGGACTTTCTCTTCAGAAATCGGGGTTTTGGGGATGCCACCGGGGCGCAGCACAGTCTGTTCGCCTCCGGAAGTTTCGCAGGGCCACATGGACACTCAGATGCAGCGGGGCACCTGCTCTTCCCAGGGCTCCACGAGCAAGCAGCAAGCCATGCCTCTTCCAATGTGGTCAACAGCCAGATGCGGCTGGGCTTCTCGGGGGACATGTACGGACGGGCCGACCAGTATGGCCACGTTACGAGCCCAAGGTCTGACCACTATGCTTCAACCCAGCTTCACGGCTATGGCCCCATGAACATGAATATGGCCGCACACCACGGAGCAGGGGCCTTCTTTCGATACATGAGGCAGCCGATCAAACAAGAGCTTATCTGCAAGTGGATCGAACCGGAGCAGCTGACGAATCCCAAAAAGTCGTGCAACAAAACTTTTAGCACGATGCACGAGCTTGTGACCCATCTAACGGTGGAGCATGTGGGAGGACCAGAGCAGACGAACCACGTTTGCTTCTGGGAGGACTGCTCCAGAGAAGGAAAGCCATTCAAAGCCAAATACAAACTTGTAAATCATATCAGAGTACACACCGGTGAAAAGCCCTTTCCGTGTCCGTTCCCCGGCTGTGGCAAAGTATTTGCTCGATCGGAAAAtctaaaaatacacaaaaggaCTCACACCG GTGAGAAGCCTTTTAAATGTGAGTTTGAAGGCTGCGACAGGCGGTTTGCAAACAGCAGTGACCGCAAGAAACACATGCACGTCCACACATCGGACAAGCCCTATCTCTGCAAAATGTGCGACAAGTCATACACACACCCCAGCTCCCTCCGAAAACACATGAAG GTCCACGAATCCAACAATCCAGGATCGCAGCCATCTCCAGCGGCCAGTTCAGGGTACGAGTCGTCGACACCTCCCACCATAGTATCACCGTCCACAGAGAACCAGAGCAGCAGCTCCATATCACCAGCAGCCTCAGCAGTACACCACACAACCAGCCACAGCACGCTGTCGTCAAATTTCAATGAATGGTACgtgtaa